From Pseudoleptotrichia goodfellowii, a single genomic window includes:
- the glpK gene encoding glycerol kinase GlpK gives MDNKNIYGSKKYIIALDQGTTSSRAVIFNKNTDIISSAQREYTQIYPQPGWVEHNPMEIWATQRSVLTEVIAASGISLKDVAAIGITNQRETTIVWDKNTGEPVYNAIVWQCRRTADICEKLKEKGLEEYIKENTGLIIDAYFSGTKLKWILDNVEGAREKAEKGELLFGTVDTWLVWKLTAGKVHVTDYTNASRTMLFNIKELKWDKKILKELNIPESMLPEVKNSSEIYGYTKMGLTMGEESGTNIPIAGIAGDQQAALFGQTCFNKGDIKNTYGTGCFMLMNTGENCIKSNNGLLTTIAVGINGKVEYALEGSVFIAGAVIQWLRDEMKFFSDAADTEYFATKIEDNGGVYLVPAFVGLASPYWDMYARGTIVGLTRGSNRNHIIRAALESIAYQSKDLIDAMKEDSRLDLTSLKVDGGAVANNFLMQFQSDILNIEVLRPEIIEITALGAAYLAGLATGFWKDKEEIIKKQKLNRKFMPNLSEELRSKYFKGWKKAVEKAKNWEDAE, from the coding sequence ATGGATAATAAAAATATATACGGTTCCAAAAAATATATAATAGCACTGGATCAGGGAACGACAAGCTCGAGAGCCGTTATTTTCAATAAAAATACAGATATAATTTCATCAGCTCAAAGGGAGTACACTCAAATATATCCTCAACCGGGCTGGGTAGAGCACAATCCCATGGAAATATGGGCTACTCAAAGGTCAGTATTGACAGAAGTTATAGCGGCTTCAGGCATATCGCTCAAAGACGTTGCAGCTATAGGTATTACCAATCAGAGAGAAACTACAATAGTTTGGGATAAGAATACAGGAGAACCTGTTTACAATGCTATTGTCTGGCAATGCAGAAGAACGGCGGATATTTGTGAAAAGCTGAAAGAAAAAGGCTTGGAAGAATATATCAAAGAAAATACAGGCCTTATAATAGATGCTTATTTTTCGGGAACAAAGTTGAAATGGATACTTGATAATGTCGAAGGTGCGAGAGAAAAAGCCGAAAAAGGAGAACTTCTGTTCGGAACGGTAGATACTTGGCTCGTATGGAAACTGACGGCAGGAAAAGTTCATGTAACCGACTATACAAATGCTTCTCGTACAATGCTTTTTAATATTAAAGAGCTGAAATGGGATAAAAAGATATTGAAAGAGCTGAATATACCCGAAAGTATGTTGCCGGAAGTAAAAAATTCAAGCGAAATATACGGGTATACCAAAATGGGACTGACTATGGGAGAAGAAAGCGGAACAAATATTCCTATAGCGGGAATTGCGGGAGATCAGCAGGCGGCATTATTCGGTCAGACATGCTTTAATAAAGGAGATATTAAAAATACATATGGAACAGGCTGTTTTATGCTTATGAATACAGGAGAAAACTGTATAAAATCAAATAACGGTCTGCTTACGACTATTGCTGTAGGGATAAACGGTAAAGTGGAATATGCTCTCGAAGGAAGTGTATTTATCGCAGGGGCTGTAATTCAATGGTTAAGAGATGAGATGAAATTTTTCAGCGATGCTGCAGATACCGAATATTTTGCAACAAAAATAGAAGATAACGGCGGAGTTTATCTTGTTCCGGCATTTGTAGGATTAGCCTCTCCTTACTGGGATATGTATGCGAGAGGTACAATAGTAGGACTTACGAGAGGATCGAACAGAAATCATATAATAAGAGCGGCTTTGGAGTCTATAGCTTATCAGTCCAAGGACCTTATTGATGCAATGAAAGAAGATTCCAGATTGGATTTGACTTCTTTGAAAGTAGACGGAGGTGCTGTGGCAAATAACTTTTTAATGCAGTTTCAGTCGGATATATTGAATATTGAAGTATTAAGACCTGAAATTATAGAAATAACTGCATTGGGAGCAGCGTATCTCGCCGGACTTGCAACGGGCTTTTGGAAAGATAAAGAAGAAATAATAAAAAAACAGAAATTAAACAGAAAATTCATGCCGAATTTGAGCGAAGAACTTAGAAGTAAGTATTTCAAAGGGTGGAAAAAAGCTGTTGAAAAAGCTAAAAACTGGGAAGATGCTGAATAA
- a CDS encoding IMPACT family protein has protein sequence MKTVSKETIIEFEEKKSKFIGYIKPVSSVNEAEKFIKSVRKKHPEATHNVPLYRVMENGQEYFKYNDDGEPTNTAGKPMAEILNILDIYNVAIVATRYFGGIKLGAGGLIRNYAKTAKLAINEAEITEYVEKSEFILDYDYESTSEVDSFLNINGEKYNIEISERNYSDRVTLKIKANSDIEEKLNEMSRVIVIRL, from the coding sequence TTGAAAACAGTATCAAAAGAAACAATCATAGAATTTGAAGAAAAAAAATCAAAATTTATAGGATATATAAAGCCTGTTTCAAGTGTAAACGAAGCTGAAAAATTTATAAAATCGGTAAGGAAAAAGCATCCTGAAGCTACTCACAACGTTCCTCTTTACAGAGTAATGGAAAATGGACAGGAGTATTTTAAATATAATGATGATGGTGAGCCGACAAATACTGCGGGAAAACCTATGGCGGAAATACTTAATATACTTGACATTTATAATGTAGCAATAGTTGCTACAAGATACTTCGGAGGGATAAAACTGGGGGCAGGCGGTCTTATAAGAAACTATGCAAAAACTGCAAAACTTGCGATAAATGAGGCGGAAATAACGGAATATGTTGAAAAATCCGAATTTATACTGGATTATGATTATGAATCTACTTCGGAAGTAGATTCATTTTTGAATATAAACGGGGAAAAATACAATATAGAAATTTCCGAGAGAAATTATTCTGACAGAGTAACCTTGAAAATAAAGGCGAATAGTGATATAGAAGAAAAACTGAATGAGATGAGCAGGGTGATTGTGATAAGGTTGTAG
- a CDS encoding DUF6339 family protein encodes MKLQFLKEIPLETLRKNIENNFSNYALPTNEWIFSFFGDVSPFLDFKKEVPDFELNMSYEKPEKSDIENIKILYSSLKDLSVVEATSESLWVGMAHSTFWNYMQYRLYLDRNKSYINNIKNSFFFSKGRKRSLIEHTLSRLWWAGKMAYDENREDPFELLEVFNTDFRTKLLYLFSSNFTNNPTITRAFLSSVLDFEKNGVKIKREIFNETIMYLNILGGTYILDYFEESELKDKITKKIDDLLLASD; translated from the coding sequence ATGAAATTACAATTTTTAAAGGAAATACCTCTTGAAACATTAAGAAAAAATATAGAAAACAATTTTTCAAATTACGCATTGCCTACAAACGAATGGATATTCAGTTTTTTCGGAGATGTTTCTCCTTTTCTCGATTTTAAAAAGGAAGTGCCCGATTTTGAACTTAATATGTCTTATGAAAAGCCTGAAAAAAGTGATATAGAAAACATTAAAATTCTTTACAGCTCACTGAAAGATTTATCTGTAGTCGAAGCTACAAGCGAAAGTTTATGGGTCGGAATGGCTCACAGCACTTTTTGGAATTATATGCAGTACCGTTTATATCTTGATAGAAACAAGTCATATATAAATAATATAAAGAATTCATTTTTCTTTTCCAAAGGGAGAAAACGTTCTCTTATAGAACATACTCTTTCAAGATTATGGTGGGCAGGAAAAATGGCTTATGACGAAAACAGGGAAGATCCTTTTGAGCTTTTGGAAGTATTCAACACTGACTTCAGAACGAAACTTCTTTATCTGTTTTCAAGTAATTTCACTAATAATCCGACTATTACAAGGGCATTTTTATCTTCCGTACTGGATTTTGAAAAGAACGGTGTTAAAATTAAAAGAGAAATATTTAATGAAACTATTATGTATCTCAATATTTTAGGGGGAACTTATATCCTTGATTATTTTGAAGAAAGTGAACTGAAAGACAAGATTACTAAAAAAATTGATGATCTTTTACTGGCAAGTGATTAA
- a CDS encoding site-2 protease family protein, whose translation MNNIKRYYNKFKMMNPKNTELKLAVIITVLGFMLFRGISDFNFSWDIVISLCVFVISMTLHEVAHGYVAYRFGDDTAKRAGRLTLNPLKHLDLFGMLLPILLILSGFPFVIGWAKPVPVNFYRLKPNRLGLFCVAIAGIVVNLIIAGISLIALRTLAHSVDFFMSDTLLTVFLYMYIINLALAFFNLIPITPLDGGRIVYSMAGEKVRSFYNQIEKYGIIIVFIIVYSGVFRGIFMELLDFFINLTNLGIPVDVI comes from the coding sequence ATGAATAATATAAAAAGATATTACAATAAATTTAAAATGATGAACCCGAAAAATACCGAATTGAAATTAGCTGTAATTATTACAGTTTTAGGATTTATGCTTTTTAGAGGGATTTCGGATTTTAATTTTTCTTGGGATATAGTAATTTCACTGTGCGTGTTCGTAATTTCTATGACCTTGCACGAAGTTGCTCATGGATACGTGGCGTACAGATTCGGAGACGATACTGCCAAAAGAGCCGGACGGCTTACACTGAATCCTTTAAAACATCTGGATCTGTTCGGAATGCTGTTGCCTATACTGCTTATATTAAGCGGATTTCCTTTTGTAATAGGTTGGGCAAAGCCTGTTCCGGTTAATTTTTACAGATTGAAACCCAACAGATTGGGGCTTTTCTGCGTGGCAATAGCGGGAATTGTAGTGAATTTAATAATAGCCGGGATTTCGCTGATTGCTTTGAGAACTCTTGCACACTCGGTAGACTTTTTTATGTCCGACACACTGCTGACAGTATTTTTATATATGTATATAATAAATCTGGCACTGGCTTTTTTCAATCTGATACCGATTACGCCCCTTGACGGAGGAAGAATAGTATATTCAATGGCAGGAGAAAAAGTCAGAAGTTTTTACAATCAGATAGAAAAATACGGAATAATAATTGTATTTATAATAGTTTATTCGGGTGTTTTCAGAGGAATTTTCATGGAGCTTCTGGATTTTTTCATAAATCTGACAAATTTGGGAATACCTGTGGATGTTATATAG
- a CDS encoding ShlB/FhaC/HecB family hemolysin secretion/activation protein gives MKKIKNLSFFLLLCSAVVNAAPKDEANRLLDKEQQRLEQERQLNEQENRRKEIEGSKFTPDIEVKSVEEENVTTFLLKDLQIIDKDKLLSEGDKFQLSKKYKYKEIGVKELNILLNEANAILVKKGYVTSRINVNTDNIQQGEITFEVITGRIDKIKLNNNSFADKLKIFFNKPKTKGNVLNIRDIDTMTDNFNKNASNNFAVNIEPSDKEGFSNIIAKNEIKGKTTVSVGYNNYGDEQGGKNRLKIGLDIESPLGVNDLLSMNIQGVKRKKVDRSWKIPESQLLPGQIAPSGPVPGYDPKIHGLLPPQRQTLLWNITYRIPFRSYSLVLSGNKSVYRRSTYAYNTIYDLSGSSTSLMANLSKILYRDNKSKLTGNIEIKRKNSKSYFEDVELTNRNLTIGTLGVNYDFALFKGVSGLSVSYSKGMRIFHGEKDIEKGETAPKAEATRYNASFYWYKPIKNAAFRLTAEMQKSKDVNYGSEKVSIGGIGSVPGYQYDNISGDSGYSVLAELSYTFRYEKQRLIPYISYGIGETKNNHDESEYRLGKVKGGSIGIRFSSTYFDIDVSYAKAFSQSEYVKPKNHEVYASMTVKYSF, from the coding sequence ATGAAGAAAATAAAAAATCTTTCTTTTTTTCTTCTTTTGTGTTCGGCTGTTGTTAATGCAGCTCCCAAAGATGAGGCAAACAGGCTTCTTGATAAAGAGCAGCAAAGACTTGAACAGGAAAGGCAACTTAATGAACAGGAAAACAGAAGAAAAGAAATTGAAGGCAGTAAATTTACTCCTGACATAGAAGTTAAATCTGTAGAAGAAGAAAATGTAACGACTTTTCTATTAAAAGACCTTCAAATAATAGATAAAGATAAACTTTTATCTGAGGGAGATAAATTTCAGTTAAGTAAAAAATACAAATATAAAGAAATAGGTGTGAAAGAATTAAATATATTATTGAATGAAGCTAATGCAATACTCGTAAAAAAGGGATATGTTACAAGCAGAATTAATGTTAATACCGACAATATACAGCAAGGGGAAATTACTTTTGAAGTAATAACGGGAAGAATAGATAAAATAAAACTGAATAACAACAGTTTTGCAGATAAATTAAAAATATTTTTTAATAAGCCCAAAACTAAAGGTAATGTGCTGAATATAAGAGATATAGATACAATGACAGATAATTTTAATAAAAATGCATCAAATAATTTTGCAGTAAACATAGAGCCCTCTGATAAAGAAGGCTTTTCTAATATAATTGCAAAAAACGAAATAAAAGGAAAAACAACAGTAAGTGTAGGATATAATAATTACGGAGATGAACAGGGAGGAAAAAACAGACTTAAGATAGGACTTGATATAGAAAGTCCCTTAGGAGTAAATGACCTTTTAAGTATGAATATACAGGGAGTAAAAAGAAAGAAAGTGGATAGAAGCTGGAAGATACCTGAATCACAACTTTTACCGGGACAAATAGCACCGAGCGGACCTGTACCGGGATACGATCCTAAGATACACGGATTACTTCCCCCTCAAAGACAGACTTTACTGTGGAATATAACATACAGAATACCTTTCAGAAGTTACTCGTTAGTATTAAGCGGAAATAAGAGTGTATACAGAAGGTCAACTTATGCGTATAACACAATATATGATTTATCAGGATCAAGTACATCACTGATGGCAAATTTATCAAAAATATTGTATCGAGATAATAAAAGTAAACTTACAGGAAATATAGAAATAAAAAGAAAAAACAGTAAGTCATATTTTGAAGATGTGGAACTGACAAACAGAAACTTAACAATAGGAACATTGGGAGTAAATTATGACTTTGCATTGTTTAAGGGAGTAAGCGGCTTATCTGTATCATACAGTAAAGGAATGAGAATATTCCATGGAGAAAAAGATATAGAAAAAGGAGAAACAGCACCGAAAGCTGAAGCAACAAGATACAATGCAAGTTTTTACTGGTATAAGCCCATAAAGAATGCAGCATTCAGACTGACAGCAGAAATGCAGAAGTCAAAAGATGTAAATTACGGAAGTGAAAAGGTGAGTATAGGGGGAATAGGAAGTGTACCCGGATATCAATATGATAATATATCAGGAGACAGCGGATATTCAGTATTGGCAGAACTATCATACACATTCAGATATGAAAAACAGAGACTGATACCGTATATATCATACGGAATAGGAGAAACAAAGAATAATCATGATGAATCCGAATACAGACTTGGGAAAGTAAAAGGAGGAAGTATAGGGATAAGATTTTCAAGTACATATTTTGATATAGATGTATCTTATGCAAAGGCATTCAGTCAAAGTGAGTATGTGAAACCTAAAAATCATGAGGTTTATGCGAGTATGACTGTAAAATATTCTTTTTAA